Proteins co-encoded in one Xiphophorus couchianus chromosome 16, X_couchianus-1.0, whole genome shotgun sequence genomic window:
- the epn3a gene encoding epsin-3 isoform X3: MQSSSLRRQMKNMVNNYTEAEIKVREATSNDPWGPSSTLMAEIADLTYNVVAFTEVMGMILKRLNDHGKNWRHVYKALTLLDYLVKASSERVVKSCRDNIYTIQTLKDFQYIDRDGHDQGIHVREKAKQLAALLKDDGKLKSERSQAQKTKSRVGRGSAGHTVRQSQDDFNRCRSPSYNSSLAASPSSRLDPDVEQAIPASSGEEELQLQLALAMSREESEKPVKRAPPPAMEMDEDAELQLALSLSKKEHQQEQRTRRGDDSDLQKALEESKREMEGKGGTAFMDLVDIFAVPTDAPPSDIRWNNTSHQAATGARAIDPWDSLEDKTPRADSPWMVPPSQSPPPPWEPPAYPWDALQDISKPKAQDWTSVSSGVDPFLAPSDKTAATGAFMQPPLRSGSPSDGDLFDEAMDGGHASINGQDEDNSDLFNMSGLRDSLANTKPRACRTPESFLGPTAASLVDLNVLIPTNPPAKTTNPFLAGLSAPSAVNPFQAEQPKVSLNEMSSSFASPVSQSTSLPYSASLPLPTSHQGAAIPSSLTHPTPPGLELPVKLPEPLLPFSSASNEESQASQININPFL; this comes from the exons ATGCAGAGTTCATCGCTTCGCCGGCAGATGAAAAACATGGTCAACAACTACACGGAGGCCGAGATCAAGGTCCGAGAGGCCACCTCCAACGACCCATGGGGACCCTCTTCCACCCTCATGGCTGAAATTGCAGACTTGACCTACAACGTGGTGGCCTTCACCGAAGTCATGGGAATGATTCTGAAGAGGCTGAATGATCACGGCAAAAACTGGCGCCACGTTTACAAAGCGCTCACGCTACTAGACTACCTGGTCAAAGCGAGCTCTGAGCGTGTGGTCAAATCATGCCGGGATAACATATACACCATTCAGACGCTTAAAGACTTCCAGTACATAGACCGAGACGGACATGACCAGGGTATCCATGTCCGAGAGAAGGCTAAGCAACTGGCGGCTCTGTTGAAGGATGACGGGAAGCTGAAGAGTGAGAGGAGCCAGGCACAGAAGACTAAGTCACGGGTAGGGAGAGGCAGCGCTGGACACACAGTACGCCAGAGCCAGGACGACTTCAACAGATGCAGATCACCATCGTATAACT CCTCCCTTGCAGCCTCCCCTTCATCTCGACTTGACCCAGACGTCGAACAAGCCATTCCAGCTTCTAGTGGAgaagaggagctgcagctgcagctggctCTGGCTATGAGCCGAGAAGAAAGTGAAAAG CCAGTGAAGCGGGCACCCCCTCCTGCTATGGAAATGGACGAGGATGCCGAGCTCCAGTTAGCCTTGAGCCTGAGCAAGAAGGAACACCAGCAG GAGCAGCGCACTCGCCGAGGAGATGATTCTGATCTCCAGAAAGCCTTGGAGGAGAGCAAACGtgaaatggagggaaaaggAGGG ACGGCCTTCATGGACCTGGTTGATATTTTCGCGGTACCTACAGATGCACCGCCTAGTGACATTCGCTGGAATAACACTTCACACCAGGCAGCAACTGGAGCCAGGGCCATAGACCCCTGGGACTCTCTAG AAGACAAGACTCCAAGAGCTGATTCCCCCTGGATGGTACCACCTTCCCAAAGCCCCCCACCACCGTGGGAACCTCCAGCGTACCCTTGGGATGCGCTCCAAGACATCTCCAAACCCAAAGCCCAAGATTGGACTTCTG TGTCCTCTGGAGTTGATCCGTTCTTAGCTCCGTCTGACAAAACAGCCGCTACGGGAGCATTCATGCAACCTCCACTTCGAAGTGGAAGCCCTTCAg ATGGGGATCTGTTTGACGAAGCAATGGATGGTGGCCATGCGAGTATTAACGGTCAAGATGAGGACAATTCTGACCTCTTCAATATGTCTGGTCTTAGAGACAGCCTTGCCAACACTAAGCCTCGCGCATGCAGGACACCGGAGTCATTCCTCGGTCCCACGGCTGCTTCCTTGGTAGACCTTAATGTGCTCATTCCAACAAATCCTCCTGCAAAGACCACAAACCCATTTTTAGCAG gTCTTAGTGCTCCTTCAGCTGTCAATCCATTCCAAGCCGAGCAGCCAAAAGTCAGCCTGAATGAAATGAGCTCTAGCTTTGCCTCTCCGGTTTCCCAGAGCACCTCTCTGCCATACAGTGCCTCACTGCCCCTGCCTACGAGCCATCAGGGTGCCGCCATACCTTCGTCACTCACCCACCCCACTCCGCCTGGTCTGGAGCTGCCAGTGAAGCTCCCTGAGCCTTTGTTGCCCTTCTCCTCAGCCAGCAATGAAGAATCACAAGCTTCACAAATCAACATAAACCCATTCTTATAA
- the epn3a gene encoding epsin-3 isoform X2 codes for MQSSSLRRQMKNMVNNYTEAEIKVREATSNDPWGPSSTLMAEIADLTYNVVAFTEVMGMILKRLNDHGKNWRHVYKALTLLDYLVKASSERVVKSCRDNIYTIQTLKDFQYIDRDGHDQGIHVREKAKQLAALLKDDGKLKSERSQAQKTKSRVGRGSAGHTVRQSQDDFNRCRSPSYNSSLAASPSSRLDPDVEQAIPASSGEEELQLQLALAMSREESEKPPPTVGIDEQTQLQIAMKLSKEEAQKPVKRAPPPAMEMDEDAELQLALSLSKKEHQQEQRTRRGDDSDLQKALEESKREMEGKGGTAFMDLVDIFAVPTDAPPSDIRWNNTSHQAATGARAIDPWDSLDKTPRADSPWMVPPSQSPPPPWEPPAYPWDALQDISKPKAQDWTSVSSGVDPFLAPSDKTAATGAFMQPPLRSGSPSDGDLFDEAMDGGHASINGQDEDNSDLFNMSGLRDSLANTKPRACRTPESFLGPTAASLVDLNVLIPTNPPAKTTNPFLAGLSAPSAVNPFQAEQPKVSLNEMSSSFASPVSQSTSLPYSASLPLPTSHQGAAIPSSLTHPTPPGLELPVKLPEPLLPFSSASNEESQASQININPFL; via the exons ATGCAGAGTTCATCGCTTCGCCGGCAGATGAAAAACATGGTCAACAACTACACGGAGGCCGAGATCAAGGTCCGAGAGGCCACCTCCAACGACCCATGGGGACCCTCTTCCACCCTCATGGCTGAAATTGCAGACTTGACCTACAACGTGGTGGCCTTCACCGAAGTCATGGGAATGATTCTGAAGAGGCTGAATGATCACGGCAAAAACTGGCGCCACGTTTACAAAGCGCTCACGCTACTAGACTACCTGGTCAAAGCGAGCTCTGAGCGTGTGGTCAAATCATGCCGGGATAACATATACACCATTCAGACGCTTAAAGACTTCCAGTACATAGACCGAGACGGACATGACCAGGGTATCCATGTCCGAGAGAAGGCTAAGCAACTGGCGGCTCTGTTGAAGGATGACGGGAAGCTGAAGAGTGAGAGGAGCCAGGCACAGAAGACTAAGTCACGGGTAGGGAGAGGCAGCGCTGGACACACAGTACGCCAGAGCCAGGACGACTTCAACAGATGCAGATCACCATCGTATAACT CCTCCCTTGCAGCCTCCCCTTCATCTCGACTTGACCCAGACGTCGAACAAGCCATTCCAGCTTCTAGTGGAgaagaggagctgcagctgcagctggctCTGGCTATGAGCCGAGAAGAAAGTGAAAAG CCACCTCCCACAGTGGGAATTGATGAGCAGACTCAGCTCCAGATCGCAATGAAACTCAGCAAAGAGGAAGCGCAGAAG CCAGTGAAGCGGGCACCCCCTCCTGCTATGGAAATGGACGAGGATGCCGAGCTCCAGTTAGCCTTGAGCCTGAGCAAGAAGGAACACCAGCAG GAGCAGCGCACTCGCCGAGGAGATGATTCTGATCTCCAGAAAGCCTTGGAGGAGAGCAAACGtgaaatggagggaaaaggAGGG ACGGCCTTCATGGACCTGGTTGATATTTTCGCGGTACCTACAGATGCACCGCCTAGTGACATTCGCTGGAATAACACTTCACACCAGGCAGCAACTGGAGCCAGGGCCATAGACCCCTGGGACTCTCTAG ACAAGACTCCAAGAGCTGATTCCCCCTGGATGGTACCACCTTCCCAAAGCCCCCCACCACCGTGGGAACCTCCAGCGTACCCTTGGGATGCGCTCCAAGACATCTCCAAACCCAAAGCCCAAGATTGGACTTCTG TGTCCTCTGGAGTTGATCCGTTCTTAGCTCCGTCTGACAAAACAGCCGCTACGGGAGCATTCATGCAACCTCCACTTCGAAGTGGAAGCCCTTCAg ATGGGGATCTGTTTGACGAAGCAATGGATGGTGGCCATGCGAGTATTAACGGTCAAGATGAGGACAATTCTGACCTCTTCAATATGTCTGGTCTTAGAGACAGCCTTGCCAACACTAAGCCTCGCGCATGCAGGACACCGGAGTCATTCCTCGGTCCCACGGCTGCTTCCTTGGTAGACCTTAATGTGCTCATTCCAACAAATCCTCCTGCAAAGACCACAAACCCATTTTTAGCAG gTCTTAGTGCTCCTTCAGCTGTCAATCCATTCCAAGCCGAGCAGCCAAAAGTCAGCCTGAATGAAATGAGCTCTAGCTTTGCCTCTCCGGTTTCCCAGAGCACCTCTCTGCCATACAGTGCCTCACTGCCCCTGCCTACGAGCCATCAGGGTGCCGCCATACCTTCGTCACTCACCCACCCCACTCCGCCTGGTCTGGAGCTGCCAGTGAAGCTCCCTGAGCCTTTGTTGCCCTTCTCCTCAGCCAGCAATGAAGAATCACAAGCTTCACAAATCAACATAAACCCATTCTTATAA
- the arl16 gene encoding ADP-ribosylation factor-like protein 16 isoform X2 translates to MGTPPSTLPTVGTNLTDLTLKKKKVTVREIGGCMGPIWPSYFQDCFSVIFMVDSANIVQISSSCVQLLSVLSAEPLRSTSVLILFNKRDMPCIMSLTEIKSLFRMDDIIASAPQPITTLEASACSGQGLQEVLGWLESVTVK, encoded by the exons ATGGGTACGCCTCCATCGACTCTTCCCACA GTAGGAACCAACCTAACAGACCTGACCTTGAAAAAGAAGAAGGTGACAGTGAGGGAAATTGGAGGCTGCATGGGGCCTATATGGCCCAGTTACTTCCAGGACTGCTTCTCTGTTATT ttCATGGTGGATTCAGCCAACATTGTCCAGATATCCTCATCCTGTGTCCAGTTGCTGTCTGTGCTCTCTGCTGAGCCTCTGCGCAGTACCTCTGTGCTTATTCTCTTCAACAAGAG GGACATGCCTTGTATCATGAGCCTCACAGAGATAAAGTCACTGTTCAGAATGGATGACATCATTGCATCGGCTCCTCAGCCTATCACAACACTGGAGGCCAGTGCCTGCTCTGGACAGGGTTTGCAAGAGGTGCTGGGCTGGCTGGAGTCTGTCACAGTCAAGTGA
- the rasd2a gene encoding GTP-binding protein Rhes: MNTTEKFCLPVDGILEVFNSFTGHQHSRIAHQVLQSAALIPRSQHPKVSNIVKTGMGIIKTVKGCWRRQDKRMISRRSSSSGRRQVSIDRVPKKPVDLTELGATKSKNCYRVVVLGAPKVGKTNILRRFLGEDYEEHYEPTVEDFYRKMFHIGGETYQVDLLDAASEKDFPAKRRLSILTGDIFLLVFSLDDRESLKEVRELLDEIKAAKAKLQKPNHPARGPVVVCANKADLDAQRVLSNSEVVDILGEDAPFFETSAKTGAGLEAVFEALAALGGLPDETRPSRHQIIPILSYQSLCVGKRGIRMRRHSRGLGAPCAAVDPLARRPSFTSDLRLVLGSSTQHKKPEKRQVQ; this comes from the exons ATGAACACAACTGAGAAGTTCTGCCTTCCCGTTGATGGCATCCTCGAAGTGTTCAACTCTTTCACCGGGCATCAGCATTCACGAATTGCGCACCAAGTATTGCAGAGCGCAGCTCTCATCCCGCGATCCCAACACCCCAAAGTCTCAAACATAGTCAAAACGGGCATGGGCATCATCAAAACTGTCAAAGGTTGCTGGAGACGGCAGGATAAGAGAATGATCTCCCGCAGATCCTCAAGTTCTGGGCGTCGGCAGGTGTCGATTGATCGAGTCCCCAAAAAGCCGGTGGACCTGACAGAGTTGGGTGCGACCAAGTCGAAGAACTGTTACAGAGTAGTGGTGCTCGGGGCACCCAAAGTGGGTAAAACCAATATCCTCCGGCGGTTCTTAGGAGAAGACTATGAAGAACACTATGAGCCTACTGTCGAGGACTTTTATCGCAAGATGTTCCACATAGGAGGGGAAACATACCAGGTTGATCTGCTGGATGCGGCATCTGAGAAAGACTTTCCAGCCAAACGGAGATTATCCATACTGACAG gTGATATTTTTCTCCTGGTCTTCAGCTTGGATGACAGAGAGTCTTTGAAAGAAGTCCGCGAGCTGCTCGACGAAATCAAAGCCGCAAAGGCAAAACTCCAAAAGCCCAACCACCCAGCGAGGGGGCCAGTGGTGGTGTGCGCCAACAAAGCAGATCTGGACGCACAGAGAGTTCTCAGCAACTCCGAGGTGGTGGACATCCTGGGCGAAGACGCGCCGTTCTTCGAAACCTCCGCTAAAACAGGCGCCGGACTGGAGGCTGTCTTCGAGGCTCTCGCAGCTCTCGGCGGTCTGCCCGACGAGACCAGGCCGTCGCGGCATCAGATCATCCCCATACTGAGCTACCAATCGCTGTGCGTGGGCAAACGGGGCATCAGGATGAGGAGGCACTCCCGGGGACTCGGCGCACCCTGCGCCGCCGTGGACCCCCTTGCGCGCCGCCCGAGCTTCACCAGCGACCTGCGACTGGTGCTTGGATCAAGCACCCAACACAAGAAACCCGAGAAGCGTCAGGTTCAATGA
- the epn3a gene encoding epsin-3 isoform X1, producing MQSSSLRRQMKNMVNNYTEAEIKVREATSNDPWGPSSTLMAEIADLTYNVVAFTEVMGMILKRLNDHGKNWRHVYKALTLLDYLVKASSERVVKSCRDNIYTIQTLKDFQYIDRDGHDQGIHVREKAKQLAALLKDDGKLKSERSQAQKTKSRVGRGSAGHTVRQSQDDFNRCRSPSYNSSLAASPSSRLDPDVEQAIPASSGEEELQLQLALAMSREESEKPPPTVGIDEQTQLQIAMKLSKEEAQKPVKRAPPPAMEMDEDAELQLALSLSKKEHQQEQRTRRGDDSDLQKALEESKREMEGKGGTAFMDLVDIFAVPTDAPPSDIRWNNTSHQAATGARAIDPWDSLEDKTPRADSPWMVPPSQSPPPPWEPPAYPWDALQDISKPKAQDWTSVSSGVDPFLAPSDKTAATGAFMQPPLRSGSPSDGDLFDEAMDGGHASINGQDEDNSDLFNMSGLRDSLANTKPRACRTPESFLGPTAASLVDLNVLIPTNPPAKTTNPFLAGLSAPSAVNPFQAEQPKVSLNEMSSSFASPVSQSTSLPYSASLPLPTSHQGAAIPSSLTHPTPPGLELPVKLPEPLLPFSSASNEESQASQININPFL from the exons ATGCAGAGTTCATCGCTTCGCCGGCAGATGAAAAACATGGTCAACAACTACACGGAGGCCGAGATCAAGGTCCGAGAGGCCACCTCCAACGACCCATGGGGACCCTCTTCCACCCTCATGGCTGAAATTGCAGACTTGACCTACAACGTGGTGGCCTTCACCGAAGTCATGGGAATGATTCTGAAGAGGCTGAATGATCACGGCAAAAACTGGCGCCACGTTTACAAAGCGCTCACGCTACTAGACTACCTGGTCAAAGCGAGCTCTGAGCGTGTGGTCAAATCATGCCGGGATAACATATACACCATTCAGACGCTTAAAGACTTCCAGTACATAGACCGAGACGGACATGACCAGGGTATCCATGTCCGAGAGAAGGCTAAGCAACTGGCGGCTCTGTTGAAGGATGACGGGAAGCTGAAGAGTGAGAGGAGCCAGGCACAGAAGACTAAGTCACGGGTAGGGAGAGGCAGCGCTGGACACACAGTACGCCAGAGCCAGGACGACTTCAACAGATGCAGATCACCATCGTATAACT CCTCCCTTGCAGCCTCCCCTTCATCTCGACTTGACCCAGACGTCGAACAAGCCATTCCAGCTTCTAGTGGAgaagaggagctgcagctgcagctggctCTGGCTATGAGCCGAGAAGAAAGTGAAAAG CCACCTCCCACAGTGGGAATTGATGAGCAGACTCAGCTCCAGATCGCAATGAAACTCAGCAAAGAGGAAGCGCAGAAG CCAGTGAAGCGGGCACCCCCTCCTGCTATGGAAATGGACGAGGATGCCGAGCTCCAGTTAGCCTTGAGCCTGAGCAAGAAGGAACACCAGCAG GAGCAGCGCACTCGCCGAGGAGATGATTCTGATCTCCAGAAAGCCTTGGAGGAGAGCAAACGtgaaatggagggaaaaggAGGG ACGGCCTTCATGGACCTGGTTGATATTTTCGCGGTACCTACAGATGCACCGCCTAGTGACATTCGCTGGAATAACACTTCACACCAGGCAGCAACTGGAGCCAGGGCCATAGACCCCTGGGACTCTCTAG AAGACAAGACTCCAAGAGCTGATTCCCCCTGGATGGTACCACCTTCCCAAAGCCCCCCACCACCGTGGGAACCTCCAGCGTACCCTTGGGATGCGCTCCAAGACATCTCCAAACCCAAAGCCCAAGATTGGACTTCTG TGTCCTCTGGAGTTGATCCGTTCTTAGCTCCGTCTGACAAAACAGCCGCTACGGGAGCATTCATGCAACCTCCACTTCGAAGTGGAAGCCCTTCAg ATGGGGATCTGTTTGACGAAGCAATGGATGGTGGCCATGCGAGTATTAACGGTCAAGATGAGGACAATTCTGACCTCTTCAATATGTCTGGTCTTAGAGACAGCCTTGCCAACACTAAGCCTCGCGCATGCAGGACACCGGAGTCATTCCTCGGTCCCACGGCTGCTTCCTTGGTAGACCTTAATGTGCTCATTCCAACAAATCCTCCTGCAAAGACCACAAACCCATTTTTAGCAG gTCTTAGTGCTCCTTCAGCTGTCAATCCATTCCAAGCCGAGCAGCCAAAAGTCAGCCTGAATGAAATGAGCTCTAGCTTTGCCTCTCCGGTTTCCCAGAGCACCTCTCTGCCATACAGTGCCTCACTGCCCCTGCCTACGAGCCATCAGGGTGCCGCCATACCTTCGTCACTCACCCACCCCACTCCGCCTGGTCTGGAGCTGCCAGTGAAGCTCCCTGAGCCTTTGTTGCCCTTCTCCTCAGCCAGCAATGAAGAATCACAAGCTTCACAAATCAACATAAACCCATTCTTATAA
- the arl16 gene encoding ADP-ribosylation factor-like protein 16 isoform X1 encodes MTSKEVCLLLGATGVGKTLLLKRLQMISLHGSCEMGTPPSTLPTVGTNLTDLTLKKKKVTVREIGGCMGPIWPSYFQDCFSVIFMVDSANIVQISSSCVQLLSVLSAEPLRSTSVLILFNKRDMPCIMSLTEIKSLFRMDDIIASAPQPITTLEASACSGQGLQEVLGWLESVTVK; translated from the exons ATGACCAGCAAAGAAGTGTGTTTACTTCTCGGGGCAACTGGTGTTGGAAAGACTTTGTTACTTAAACGCCTACAAA TGATCAGTTTACATGGTTCATGCGAAATGGGTACGCCTCCATCGACTCTTCCCACA GTAGGAACCAACCTAACAGACCTGACCTTGAAAAAGAAGAAGGTGACAGTGAGGGAAATTGGAGGCTGCATGGGGCCTATATGGCCCAGTTACTTCCAGGACTGCTTCTCTGTTATT ttCATGGTGGATTCAGCCAACATTGTCCAGATATCCTCATCCTGTGTCCAGTTGCTGTCTGTGCTCTCTGCTGAGCCTCTGCGCAGTACCTCTGTGCTTATTCTCTTCAACAAGAG GGACATGCCTTGTATCATGAGCCTCACAGAGATAAAGTCACTGTTCAGAATGGATGACATCATTGCATCGGCTCCTCAGCCTATCACAACACTGGAGGCCAGTGCCTGCTCTGGACAGGGTTTGCAAGAGGTGCTGGGCTGGCTGGAGTCTGTCACAGTCAAGTGA
- the fn3krp gene encoding ketosamine-3-kinase, giving the protein MEAKLKKELGTNMLKSTGHAGGGCISEGHSYDTDHGRVFVKINHKSGAKLMFDGEMSSLETILKTETVKVPKPLKVIELDTGGSVFVMEHLDMKSLNKYSKQLGEQLADLHLHNKRLLEKQNKEQQTVGKGARHTEMDPVEKFGFGVNTCCGYIAQKNEWQSDWVQFYSQQRLEYQLNMVEKSHGDREARELWAKLQLKIPEFFTNVEVVPALLHGDLWGGNVAECADGPVIFDPASFYGHSEFELAISGMFGGFNNSFYSAYHDKIPQTPGFAQRNQLYQLFHYLNHWNHFGGGYRGSSIRIMKNLLK; this is encoded by the exons ATGGAAGctaaattaaagaaagaacTGGGGACAAATATGCTGAAGTCAACTGGACACGCAGGCGGGGGATGCATCAGTGAGGGCCATAGTTACGACACTGATCACGGCAGAGTGTTTGTGAAGATCAATCACAAAAGCGGg gccAAGTTGATGTTTGATGGAGAGATGTCGAGCCTGGAAACAATTTTAAAGACCGAAACTGTCAAAGTCCCGAAACCACTGAAAGTGATTGAGCTTGACACAGGAGGCAGCGTATTTGTGATGGAGCATCTGGACATGAAAAGTCTGAACAA GTACTCTAAACAGCTGGGAGAGCAGCTGGCGGATCTGCACCTTCACAACAAAAGactgttggaaaaacaaaataaagagcaGCAAACAGTGG GTAAAGGAGCTAGACACACCGAGATGGATCCTGTTGAGAAATTTGGCTTTGGTGTAAATACCTGCTGTGGATATATAGCACAG AAAAATGAGTGGCAGAGCGACTGGGTGCAGTTTTACTCCCAGCAGAGGCTGGAGTACCAACTGAACATGGTGGAGAAATCGCACGGAGATCGAGAGGCCAGAGAGCTGTGGGCAAAACTGCAG CTGAAGATCCCTGAGTTTTTCACCAATGTGGAGGTCGTCCCTGCCCTCCTGCATGGAGACTTGTGGGGGGGCAACGTGGCAGAATGTGCAGATGGCCCAGTCATCTTTGACCCAGCTTCTTTCTATGGCCATTCAGAGTTTGAGCTTGCTATTAGTGGGATGTTTGGTGGCTTCAACAACTCTTTCTATTCTGCTTACCATGATAAGATTCCTCAAACACCAGGGTTTGCACAAAGAAACCAGCTCTACCAACTCTTCCATTACCTGAATCACTGGAATCACTTTGGAGGTGGCTACAGAGGCTCTTCGATAAGGATTATGAAGAATTTGCTTAAATAA